In the genome of Oceanispirochaeta sp., the window TAAAGACCGCATGGTCAGGATCAATTATGTTTTGAACAAGGATGCGGTCCAGTATATGGTGACCGATGAGGGGAGGGGCTTCGATTTTAATGCGACCATGAGGATGGTGGACAGCTCGGTCGAACAGGATTTTCTGCCTCACGGAAGGGGTATAAATATGTCCCGTGTGCTCTTTGATAAGGTGAAATACAACAGCAAGGGCAATCAGGTCCTTCTGGTTAAAAAATTCGAAAAATAGAGATCAGGCAAGAAGGTCAACCTTTAAAGCCATATCGTCGGGAAGGGGTGCCCGGTCCGGATCAGTTTTATTTCTCTCTTCATACTTCAGGAGGAGCCTTTTTTCCTCGATTCGCTCCTCCTCCCTGAGTTGTTCTACCTCCCTCAGGGCCTCTTCTTTTTCGATTCTGTCCCAAAAATAGGACTCTGTAATGTCCTCCAGCTCCTGGATCGGTCTGATGTCGATCGGTTCAGGAACCGAGGTTTTCCCGATTCCCGTATTCATAGCGGATGTCTCCGAAATTGAGTATAACAGAGCCGTTTGTGACTCATATGATTGTTTATTGTTGATTTCATGATTCAGAGTCTCCTTTTCAGAAGACCCTGATGATCAGACTTTGAATCCGAAGTTCGCCGGAATGACCCTGCGTCTGAAATCTTCATTGAAATAGCGGTCGGTCATGCTGGCAATATAGTCCACGGCTATCCGCTCTGGTGCTGTTTCTTCGATGTAGGTCGGTTTCATTTTCAGATAAGCCCATTTGTATATAAAACTGTTTTCATCTCTGGAAATAAGCTCCTTGCAAAAAGCCTGATAAAGATAGCGGAACATCTTTTCGATCTTGTGATCTTCCGATTTTTTCTCAGGATTAAGGTAAATTTTTTTATAGTTGAACTGAAGCAGATCCTGCAGGGCCTTTTGAATGTCTAATGAGAAATTGAGACCTTTTTTACCGTAACTCTGTTCAATCAGATCAAAAGAAAGGGTCCGGATTATTCTGTCATTTCTGTCGCCCAGAACGGCCTGAATCGCCGGAGGAATTTCCTCTCTTTTCAGCATGCCGATGGTTATGGCATCTTCAATATCCCGGCCTATATAGGCAATCACATCGGATACCCTGACGACACAACCTTCCAGTGTCATGGGACGCAGAGTGGAGGAACTGCCCTTGTGGGTAAAGCAGTTCTGGTATTCCTCCAGGACTTTTTCGGCGCTCTTGTTTTTCTCTGGAATATAAATATCTTCCAGAAGCTCGCCGTTATGACAGAGGATACCGTCGAGAACCTGAATTGTCAGATTCAATCCTCGCCCATTATTCTCCAGCTCTTTCAGGGTTCTGACGCTTTGGCCATTATGAGAGAAATATCCGATATTCTGTTCTTCACAAAGGGCATTCAGAATTCGTTCCCCGTCATGACCGTAGGGTACATGCCCCAGATCATGGCCCAGGGCGATGGCTTCAATCAAATCTTCATTCAGTTTGAGGGCTCTCCCAATCTGACGGGCGATTTTTGAAACGAGTTGTACATGGAGCACCCTGTGGGTAATGTTATCATTCTGAAAAAGATAGAAGACCTGGGTCTTGTCTATGTACCGGGTGTAGGAGGGAGAGTGGATGATTCTGTCCGTATCCCTGGTGAAGGAGCTGCGAATATCATCCTGATTCTTATCATGGGTCTCCGGAGTCAGGCGGATACCTCTGCTGCTGGGGCAGGCTTCGGGTGAGAGTGTGAGCTCTTCTCTCTGTTTATTCTGTGCCAGAATTGTCGATACCAGTCTGCTGTTCACTTCATTTCCTCATGGGCTTTATTCAGTTGTTCACTGTAGTATTCCAGAAAATCTTCCTTATCCTTCAATCGGTACTGCATGATCCATCGCGGATGGGGTAGAGGAAGAGATCTCCCCGTGGATCTGATAAAGGATAGATAGTGAGAGGCAAAAGTGTCCTGAGGAGAAGGCATACTCTTTTTTACCCTATATTTTCTCTTTTTGCCAGTTCATTTCGGCTTTGCCGGAATATACTCTCCTGAGGAGACCTTGTATTATTTCAAAAATTTGGTTCTGGTGGAGGACGGTATGTTTTTCAGCCCTGTTTTAGAATTTGATCCCGCCCCCCAGAAGAAGCTCTACCGTTTTCAGAGATCTAGGAGAGCCGTCGGCAGCACTATAGCTCAGACTGTCTGTGAAGGGCAGTTTGATTCTGAAATCCCCGATGTAGCTCCTTTTTTCCATTCTTTTAAACTCCAGTCCCGTTCCCAGGACGAGTCCCAGAGACAAGGGGGTCTCGTTCTTCTGTTCGATTCTGTCTTCCATATCATTTATCCGGCTGGTTTCTACAATGTTGAAGGAGTAGAGGATTTGAAATCCTCCCATCAGGCGGATGGCCTTGTCTCCCCCTGAAAAGGGGAATTCTCTGGCTATGGGCAGGATCAATTCAAGGGAGTGAATAGAGGATATTTTTATAAATTCATCTCTGGAATTGGACAGATGAACACCCCTGTTGAAGATGTAGTACAGCTCGGGTGCAAAAATGTTGACAGGGCTCACATTCATTTCTGCAAAAACACCCATTCCGAAGGTTCCCAGAACATCGGCAAAATCTCTGTTTCCCGAGTCATCAAGCATC includes:
- a CDS encoding HD domain-containing protein gives rise to the protein MNSRLVSTILAQNKQREELTLSPEACPSSRGIRLTPETHDKNQDDIRSSFTRDTDRIIHSPSYTRYIDKTQVFYLFQNDNITHRVLHVQLVSKIARQIGRALKLNEDLIEAIALGHDLGHVPYGHDGERILNALCEEQNIGYFSHNGQSVRTLKELENNGRGLNLTIQVLDGILCHNGELLEDIYIPEKNKSAEKVLEEYQNCFTHKGSSSTLRPMTLEGCVVRVSDVIAYIGRDIEDAITIGMLKREEIPPAIQAVLGDRNDRIIRTLSFDLIEQSYGKKGLNFSLDIQKALQDLLQFNYKKIYLNPEKKSEDHKIEKMFRYLYQAFCKELISRDENSFIYKWAYLKMKPTYIEETAPERIAVDYIASMTDRYFNEDFRRRVIPANFGFKV
- a CDS encoding outer membrane beta-barrel protein, with translation MAADKKALIFILLSLNISSLWALDYGFKVNMGISSGAGQEWNQMLDDSGNRDFADVLGTFGMGVFAEMNVSPVNIFAPELYYIFNRGVHLSNSRDEFIKISSIHSLELILPIAREFPFSGGDKAIRLMGGFQILYSFNIVETSRINDMEDRIEQKNETPLSLGLVLGTGLEFKRMEKRSYIGDFRIKLPFTDSLSYSAADGSPRSLKTVELLLGGGIKF